In Choloepus didactylus isolate mChoDid1 chromosome 18, mChoDid1.pri, whole genome shotgun sequence, a single genomic region encodes these proteins:
- the LOC119514841 gene encoding uncharacterized protein LOC119514841, whose product MGVASRNTLADNGGFKQPEQVTPVPSGTGRTWAVPAALPGRTGSRVLSPEPGPGVGSGGHPLPDDLSPSGGAASNLAGGVGQGSGAGRWGPLSAEPRTPSSVGNPAECRHPRGLGWDPRSVGSTGRRGGSGRWRGHPLSTRDPVTDGEAESGGLACGPLAPGPRGWMVTRLSRGGELISNTLRLFCAHPAEHLVSLLSCLLNELKCLGSDVRGVFGEEQRKPALRNLKLEKDLDPGPGRSRSLPAPAGQRPQLPAECAARRWLPGPRDPQSQPGWWALERPELPSPRLTVAARAEIWGSALVPPDFQILSATAGATDAGTGPLAPSSEPELRAVVPSSVPSLLSPMSPRWENRRGLDSALGNGQPRPCKAALPPSASCPARRHLSGPTRHLPESTLSGPLTTARSPPAFCGLRGSDRLGPVQWPCPSRTPLPVRGPDTEPRVLAASRAGGWWPWYWVAVPSFTSLGSKGGAPATSVASPLQAPWVTAPWLCAPRLQGTALQGQGWRSSHRSPHPSWGEVRGDNVAGAISSASTPHAHQVSHNLGARDAPCAEPSARTGEQAAWAGHRPHFGGAQRWPGRG is encoded by the exons ATGGGGGTGGCCTCGCGG AATACATTAGCTGACAATGGCGGATTTAAACAACCCGAGCAGGTGACGCCTGTGCCCTCCGGCACCGGCCGGACGTGGGCAGTGCCCGCCGCTCTCCCTGGAAGAACGGGGAGCAGGGTCCTCAGCCCGGAGCCTGGCCCTGGGGTGGGCAGCGGAGGGCACCCTCTCCCTGATGACCTGAGCCCGAGCGGAGGGGCCGCGTCCAATCTGGCAGGGGGTGTCGGGCAGGGGTCTGGGGCCGGGCGCTGGGGTCCTCTCAGCGCAGAGCCCCGCACCCCCAGCAGCGTGGGAAACCCAGCTGAGTGCAGGCACCCCCGTGGCCTGGGGTGGGATCCTCGGTCAGTGGGAAGCACTGGACGGCGAGGAGGCTCAGGGCGCTGGCGAGGCCACCCCTTGTCAACACGAGACCCTGTGACGGATGGGGAAGCCGAGAGTGGGGGGCTTGCCTGTGGCCCCCTGGCTCCGGGCCCACGGGGCTGGATGGTCACTCGTCTGTCCAGGGGAGGCGAGCTCATCAGCAACACGCTGCGATTATTCTGCGCTCACCCTGCAGAGCATCTTGTTTCTTTATTGTCCTGCCTCTTAAATGAATTAAAGTGCCTTGGAAGTGATGTGAGGGGTGTTTTTGGAGAGGAGCAGAGGAAACCTGCACTTCGGAATCTGAAATTGGAAAAGGACCTGGACCCCGGACCCGGGCGCTCACGGAGCCTTCCAGCCCCGGCCGGGCAGCGCCCGCAGCTCCCAGCCGAGTGCGCGGCTCGCAGATGGCTCCCGGGCCCG CGGGACCCGCAGTCCCAGCCTGGGTGGTGGGCCCTCGAGAGACCTGAGCTCCCTTCCCCTCGACTAACG GTGGCTGCTCGGGCCGAGATCTGGGGATCTGCGCTGGTCCCTCCAGATTTCCAGATTCTCTCTGCGACTGCAGGCGCCACAGACGCCGGCACAGGGCCCCTTGCTCCGTCCTCAGAGCCTGAGCTGCGGGCAGTGGTGCCATCGTCTGTTCCTTCGCTCCTCAGCCCGATGAGTCCCCGCTGGGAAAACCGCAGGGGCCTGGACTCGGCTTTAGGGAATGGGCAGCCGAGGCCCTGCAAAGCcg CCTTGCCACCCTCGGCCTCCTGTCCAGCCCGTCGACATCTCTCCGGCCCCACCCGCCACCTCCCCGAGTCCACACTCTCTGGCCCTCTGACCACGGCAAGGTCCCCTCCCGCCTTCTGTGGCCTCCGTGGGTCTGACCGTCTGGGGCCTGTGCAGTGGCCCTGCCCTTCTCGGACCCCACTGCCTGTGAGGGGGCCCGACACTGAGCCCCgggtgctggctgccagccgGGCAGGAGGATGGTGGCCGTGGTACTGGGTGGCCGTCCCGTCCTTCACCTCCCTGGGGAGCAAGGGAGGGGCCCCTGCAACCAGCGTGGCGTCTCCTCTCCAGGCTCCTTGGGTGACAGCCCCTTGGCTGTGTGCCCCCCGACTCCAGGGCACGGCTCTCCAGGGGCAGGGGTGGCGGTCCTCCCACCGGAGCCCCCATCCCTCGTGGGGGGAGGTGAGGGGGGACAATGTCGCAGGTGCCATTTCCTCTGCTTCAACCCCCCATGCCCACCAGGTGAGCCACAACCTGGGGGCTCGTGACGCCCCCTGTGCTGAGCCGAGTGCCAGGACAGGTGAACAGGCGGCGTGGGCAGGTCACAGGCCCCATTTTGGGGGTGCTCAGCGGTGGCCAGGCAGAGGGTAA